One Ricinus communis isolate WT05 ecotype wild-type chromosome 1, ASM1957865v1, whole genome shotgun sequence DNA window includes the following coding sequences:
- the LOC125370043 gene encoding uncharacterized protein LOC125370043 encodes MSGRDGEPSGSKPIIIQSEGAFNAGITLTESNYDVWSQLMEMHIAEREKLSYIRGKTKPPAESEDGYEKWYAENQKVKRWLLMSMSPEIMKRYLRLSTAHEIWTALSKAFYDGSDELQLFALNQKAFAAKQNKRSLSEYYGELTAIFQELDHRDKVVMKDPDDVVAYKKSIERLRVHIFLAGLDDHFEQVCGEILRQESTSGLEESYALIR; translated from the coding sequence ATGAGTGGTAGAGATGGTGAACCATCTGGATCGAAACCTATTATCATTCAATCTGAAGGAGCATTCAATGCAGGAATTACGCTTACAGAATCAAATTATGATGTATGGTCTCAACTAATGGAAATGCATATTGCTGAAAGAGAAAAGCTTTCCTATATTCGGGGAAAAACAAAACCACCTGCTGAATCAGAGGATGGGTATGAAAAGTGGTATGCTGAAAACCAAAAGGTGAAAAGATGGCTGCTAATGTCTATGAGTCCAGAGATTATGAAGCGATATTTACGCTTATCCACTGCCCATGAAATCTGGACTGCTTTATCAAAAGCTTTCTATGATGGCAGTGATGAGTTGCAGCTCTTCGCCTTAAACCAGAAAGCATTTGCAGCCAAACAGAATAAAAGATCTCTCTCTGAATATTATGGAGAACTAACTGCAATTTTTCAGGAATTGGATCACAGAGACAAAGTGGTAATGAAGGATCCTGATGATGTGGTTGCGTACAAAAAATCTATTGAACGACTACGGGTGCATATATTTTTAGCTGGACTGGATGATCACTTTGAGCAGGTTTGCGGAGAAATCCTACGTCAGGAGTCTACTTCAGGCCTAGAAGAAAGCTA